ACCTCTCCGACGCCGAGCTGCGCCAGGCTCTGGAGGAGCTGGACGCCAAAATTCAGACCCTGCGCAACCGTGCTCACGCCACTACCGCGGGGTCCCAGAACACCTACCACCAGCACGCCGACGCCCTGGAAGCCAAGCGCGCCCGCCTGGCCCAGCAGCTCGGCCCCTCCCGCTCCGCCGACACCCCCGCCTCCGACTCGGAGCGCAGCACCTGGGGCGAAATCTGGCGCGGCATCGAAAACCTGCGCAACGACTTGCGCAATATCATCTGAACCACGGATTACCCGGATTCCGCGGATTTAGGTGATGGCTCGGTTTATCACCTCAACGGGGAAGGCTCGTCAACAGGCGAGCCTTCCCCGTTTTTCGGTCTACTGACTGCCTCATCAGGTTGGCTGCCGGGAAATGGGTGTTTGGGAATAGATGCCTGGCTGATTGGCGGGAATTACCGAACTGGCTCCGGCTGGCTACCAACTTCCGCCACTACAGTCCGACGTTGCAGAAGGCGCCATCACCAAAATCTGCGAAATCCGGGTAATCCGTTCAATCCGTGGTTCAGACCGTTTGGCTGGGAATTTTACCGTTCGCTGAAAAGCTGTTTACGGGGTCTAGAGGCAGGAGTAGGTTTGAGCATTCTTTCACTGCTCAACCTACTTTCTGCCATGAACTTGACTACCGCCCTTCGCCCCTTGTGCGCTGCCCTGCTGCTGGCTGGTGCTACTGCTCCAGCCGTAGCTGCTTCGGCTGCTACGCCTACATTGGCCACCCGCCCGGTTGCCGACAACCCCGCCGCGCACCCCCACTTCCAGGTGCGGGTGGTGGGCAAGGGCCGGCCCATGCTGCTAATTCCGGGCCTGACCTGCCCCGGCGCGGTGTGGGACGAAACCGTGGCCCGCTACCAGCGCCAGTACGAGTGCCACGTGGTGTCTTTGGCCGGCTTCGGGGGCGTGGCGCCGGCCAGCACTACTGATTTGCTGCGCACCGTCCGTGACGAGCTGCTGGCTTACATCAGCGCCCAGAAGCTGCGCCAGCCCATCGTCGTGGGGCACAGCCTCGGCGGCTTCCTGGGGTTGTGGCTGAGTGCGACCCGCCCTGAGGCCATTGGCCCGCTGGTTATTGTTGATTCCTTGCCTTTCCTGGCGGCCATCCAGAACTCCAGCCTCACGGCCGAAACGGCCCGGCCCATGGCCGAAGGCATGCGCCAGCAGATGAGCCAGGGGGCTATGCCCGCGGCCCAGCGCCGCCAGGTGCTGGCTTCCATGATAACCGACACGGCCCGCCAAACCCAGGCCGGGCGCTGGGGCCAGGCCTCCGACCCCGCCACCGTGGGCCAGGCCATGTACGACCTCTACACCACCGACCTACGCCAGAACGTGGCCCGCATTCAGCAGCCGGTGCTGGTGCTGGGCGCCTGGGCCGCCTACCAGCCCTACGGCGCCACCCTGGAAAGCACCCGCGCCATCTTCGCCCAGCAGTACGCCCGGCTGCCCCAGCACCGCATCGAAATGTCCCAGGCCGGCCGCCACTTCCTGATGTGGGACGACCCGCAGTGGTTTTTCCAGCACACCGACGCTTTCCTGAAGCAGCACGCCGTGGCCAAAAAATAGAAGACAACTATCCACTTATTTAGCGGCCCCGCACACCGGCCCGAGATGCTGATTTTCAGGTCTGACTATCGTTGCCCAGCCCTTTTTCCCTTATGTCTCCTCACCAAACCATTGACGCGCTGCGTCTGGAGCTGTCCGTAAAAGCCAAGAACGGCCTCGATTTCATCGTAGCCGCCAGCGTGGTGTGGGCCGCCATTGCTTTCGTCTGGACGCTGCCCAACTCCCCAGGCCTGAACGGCTTCATCACCTTCTTTGTGGGCACCCTTACCCTGCCGCTGGCCTGGCTGCTGTCGAAGGTATTCGGCACCACCTGGACGCTGCCGCACAACCCGTTGCAGCCGCTGGGCCTGTGGCTGAACTTCGCGCAGCTGTTCTACTTCCCGTTTCTCCTGTTTATGTACAGCAAGTATCCGCAGCACTTTCTGATGACCTACGGCATCATCACCGGGGCCCATTTCTTTCCCTACGCCTGGTTTTACCGGGCCCCGGCATTTGCCTTCATGGCCGGGCTGATTCCGGTGGGCTGCCTGGTGCTGGGCCTGCGCCTGACCCCCGCCGACCTGTACCTGATTCCGGTGTTCATCTCGGGGGCTTTGCTGGTGCTGGCGGGGTGGCTGTGGCTGGTGTACCGTAACCGTCAACCCGCGGATGCCTCGGTTGTCGCCAGAGAGGTTGCGTAAGGCGGGCCGGGTGGCAGTGCCGCGCCCCAGCCGGGCATTTTGGGTGTGCCAGCTCGTGGGCTGGACGCTGTACGGCGGGTTCAACCTGGCTTTGTTCGCCGTGTTTGTTCGGTTTTCGCGGGATGCGGTGCTGATTAGCGGCGTCATTGCCGGCACCTTGCTGCTGCTCAGCCACGGGCTACGCTACTTTATCCGGGCGCGGGGCTGGGAGCAGCTGGCGCCGCTGCCCCTGCTGGGGCGGCTGCTGGGGGCCAATCTGGGCCTGGCCGTGCTCAGCCAGCTGCTCATCTGGGCGCTGATTATCTGGGTGGTACGGCCGGCCCCTACCGGGCAGCCTTACGGCTGGGGGCAGTTTCTGGGCTACGTGCTCAACGTCAACTTCGTGCTGTGGCTGTGGTGTGGCTTCTATTTCGGCTGGCACTACCTGCGGCGCTTCCGCCAGGCCGAGGTAGACCAGTGGAAGCTGGCCGCCGCCGTGCGCGAGGCCGAAATGCGCACCCTCAAAACCCAGCTTAACCCGCACTTTCTGTTCAATGGCCTCAACAACATCCGGGCCCTGGTGCTGGAAAACCCCGCCCGCGCCCGCACTATGATGACGCACCTGTCGGACTTGCTGCGCTACTCCATTCAGCTCAGCAGCGCCGAGCAGGTGCCCTTGCGCCGGGAGCTGGAAATTGTGCGCCACTACCTGGAGCTGGAAAGCCTGCAACTGGAGGAGCGCCTGACCTACTCGCTCGACGTGGACCCGGCCGCCCTCGACGTGCTGCTGCCGCCCATGACCTTGCAGCTGCTGGTCGAAAACGCCATCAAGCACGGGCTGGCCCCGCGCCCCGCGGGCGGCACCATCCGGCTGGCGGCCCAGCTCGACGAAACCGGGGCCCTGCGCGTAACCGTGCGCAACACCGGCCGCTACCACCCCCAGCCCGGCCACGATGGCGTGGGTGTCCGCAATGCGCGGGAGCGGCTGGCCCTGCTCTACGGCCCCGCCGCCCGCCTCGACCTCCACAACTCCCCCACCGAACCCGACACCGTAGAAGCCCAGCTTTGCGTGCCTGTTACGCCCTTGTCACTTTGAGCTTGCCAAGGACCTTCTCACGACAGCACGAGTCGTTCGACAAGGTGTTAGCCCGCAGAGGACGCAGAAGGTTGCGCGGAAGGCGCTGAGCTGTTCTGGTGTGGTCGTGCTGACGTAAGAAGGCCCTGCGCAAGCGCCCCAGATAAAGGACGACAAACGTGTTACTTGTCACCTGTCACTATTCACCTTATCGCCCATCACCTCTCCCGTGAAGGTTTTACTTGTTGATGACTCCCGGCTGGC
This region of Hymenobacter sp. YIM 151500-1 genomic DNA includes:
- a CDS encoding sll1863 family stress response protein, with protein sequence MSYTPTPEHMRAPHHLSDAELRQALEELDAKIQTLRNRAHATTAGSQNTYHQHADALEAKRARLAQQLGPSRSADTPASDSERSTWGEIWRGIENLRNDLRNII
- a CDS encoding alpha/beta fold hydrolase, producing the protein MNLTTALRPLCAALLLAGATAPAVAASAATPTLATRPVADNPAAHPHFQVRVVGKGRPMLLIPGLTCPGAVWDETVARYQRQYECHVVSLAGFGGVAPASTTDLLRTVRDELLAYISAQKLRQPIVVGHSLGGFLGLWLSATRPEAIGPLVIVDSLPFLAAIQNSSLTAETARPMAEGMRQQMSQGAMPAAQRRQVLASMITDTARQTQAGRWGQASDPATVGQAMYDLYTTDLRQNVARIQQPVLVLGAWAAYQPYGATLESTRAIFAQQYARLPQHRIEMSQAGRHFLMWDDPQWFFQHTDAFLKQHAVAKK
- a CDS encoding sensor histidine kinase encodes the protein MPRLSPERLRKAGRVAVPRPSRAFWVCQLVGWTLYGGFNLALFAVFVRFSRDAVLISGVIAGTLLLLSHGLRYFIRARGWEQLAPLPLLGRLLGANLGLAVLSQLLIWALIIWVVRPAPTGQPYGWGQFLGYVLNVNFVLWLWCGFYFGWHYLRRFRQAEVDQWKLAAAVREAEMRTLKTQLNPHFLFNGLNNIRALVLENPARARTMMTHLSDLLRYSIQLSSAEQVPLRRELEIVRHYLELESLQLEERLTYSLDVDPAALDVLLPPMTLQLLVENAIKHGLAPRPAGGTIRLAAQLDETGALRVTVRNTGRYHPQPGHDGVGVRNARERLALLYGPAARLDLHNSPTEPDTVEAQLCVPVTPLSL
- a CDS encoding DUF7010 family protein, with the translated sequence MSPHQTIDALRLELSVKAKNGLDFIVAASVVWAAIAFVWTLPNSPGLNGFITFFVGTLTLPLAWLLSKVFGTTWTLPHNPLQPLGLWLNFAQLFYFPFLLFMYSKYPQHFLMTYGIITGAHFFPYAWFYRAPAFAFMAGLIPVGCLVLGLRLTPADLYLIPVFISGALLVLAGWLWLVYRNRQPADASVVAREVA